A DNA window from Methylobacterium sp. NMS14P contains the following coding sequences:
- a CDS encoding MotA/TolQ/ExbB proton channel family protein translates to MAARETGDDKNGPLAQPGIYLGRMVIFLILVGFLAFILFRQITPAFLANPGLNGLILGVLLIAVLIAFGQVVRLFRETAYVNAVASGAQVKKPPALLAPMAPMIAARAGGATLPGTTGYLDTIAVRLDEGREILRYIAGILILLGLLGTFWGLIDTLSAVGGVIKGMRGGGDAGVMFDELKSGLAVPLSGIGLAFSASLFGLASSLITGFLELQAGQAHARFHNELQDWLMSGAAAQEAAPVAAAAASRPAAGTQELKEAVDRLSALVAEGGGSRAATQAMTNLAEGIQGLVQHMRAEQQMIRDWVEAQASRERELKQVLDRLGRERV, encoded by the coding sequence ATGGCCGCCCGAGAAACCGGCGACGACAAGAATGGGCCGCTGGCACAGCCCGGGATCTATCTCGGGCGGATGGTCATCTTCCTGATCCTTGTAGGCTTCCTCGCCTTCATTCTGTTCCGGCAGATCACACCGGCCTTCCTGGCCAATCCGGGGCTCAACGGGCTCATCCTCGGTGTGCTGCTGATCGCCGTCCTGATCGCCTTCGGGCAGGTCGTCCGGCTGTTCCGCGAGACCGCCTACGTCAACGCCGTCGCCAGCGGCGCGCAGGTGAAGAAGCCGCCCGCCCTGCTGGCGCCGATGGCGCCGATGATCGCCGCGCGGGCCGGCGGAGCCACCCTGCCGGGCACGACCGGCTACCTCGACACGATCGCGGTGCGCCTCGACGAGGGCCGCGAGATCCTTCGCTACATCGCCGGGATCCTGATCCTGCTCGGCCTGCTCGGCACCTTCTGGGGCCTCATCGACACGCTGTCGGCGGTCGGCGGCGTCATCAAGGGCATGCGCGGCGGCGGTGATGCCGGTGTCATGTTCGACGAGCTGAAGTCCGGCCTCGCGGTGCCGCTCTCAGGCATCGGTCTGGCGTTCTCAGCCTCGCTGTTCGGCCTCGCCTCGTCGCTGATCACCGGCTTCCTGGAGCTGCAGGCGGGCCAGGCCCATGCCCGGTTCCACAACGAGCTGCAGGATTGGCTGATGTCCGGCGCGGCGGCCCAGGAGGCGGCGCCGGTCGCGGCGGCTGCCGCGTCCCGGCCGGCCGCCGGCACGCAGGAGCTGAAGGAGGCGGTCGACCGCCTGAGCGCCCTGGTGGCCGAGGGCGGCGGCAGCCGCGCGGCGACGCAGGCGATGACTAACCTCGCCGAGGGCATCCAGGGTCTCGTCCAGCACATGCGCGCCGAGCAGCAGATGATCCGCGACTGGGTCGAGGCGCAGGCGAGCCGCGAGCGCGAGCTGAAGCAGGTGCTCGACCGGCTGGGCCGGGAGCGCGTCTAG
- a CDS encoding 5-formyltetrahydrofolate cyclo-ligase: MAPHPTSPRTGTEAPDAARKAELRAAALAARDALDPAARQAASAAIGDALLALPELARARLVGAFWPIRSEVDPRPAAEGLRARGQAVALPHVTPDGLVFREWRAGDALVAGRFGLSEPDPSLPPVEPDALIVPLAAFDRTGQRIGYGRGYYDGAIARLSRTRPVLTVGIGFAAQEVARVPAEPHDRPLQYVITEGGVIRCDRIA, translated from the coding sequence GTGGCTCCGCACCCGACTTCTCCCAGAACCGGCACCGAGGCTCCGGACGCCGCCCGCAAGGCGGAACTCCGCGCCGCGGCCCTCGCTGCCCGCGACGCCCTCGATCCCGCGGCCCGGCAGGCGGCCTCGGCGGCGATCGGGGACGCGCTCCTCGCGCTGCCGGAGCTCGCCCGGGCCCGCCTGGTGGGCGCCTTCTGGCCGATCCGCAGCGAGGTCGATCCCCGCCCCGCCGCCGAGGGCCTGCGCGCCCGCGGCCAGGCCGTGGCCCTGCCGCACGTCACGCCGGACGGCCTGGTGTTCCGGGAATGGCGCGCCGGCGACGCCCTCGTCGCCGGCCGGTTCGGCCTCAGCGAGCCCGACCCGTCGCTGCCGCCGGTGGAGCCCGACGCGCTGATCGTGCCGCTCGCCGCCTTCGACCGGACCGGGCAGCGCATCGGCTACGGCCGCGGCTACTACGACGGCGCGATCGCGCGCCTGTCCCGGACGCGTCCGGTCCTGACCGTCGGCATCGGCTTCGCCGCCCAGGAGGTGGCGCGCGTGCCGGCCGAGCCGCACGACCGCCCCCTCCAGTACGTGATCACCGAAGGCGGCGTGATCCGCTGCGACAGGATCGCCTGA
- a CDS encoding ABC transporter transmembrane domain-containing protein, producing the protein MARKTKAAAAGRPRAPLSALRPLLPFALRYRVRIAAGLVALICASASTLVVPIAMRRVIDHGFTADGSGVIDAYFLALLGVVAAFALSSAARVYTVVTLGERVVADLRSAVFARLTQLDPAFFDRAQSGEIVSRLTADATQIKSAFGVSVSILLRNLFLFVGATAMMVVTSPRLSVMVLAAIPIIVFPLIVSGRGVRRRSRAAQDRLAEASAYAAEAVGAVRTMQAFGRSDSTAARFAAASEEAYGAARASVQARALLTGVAIFLISASVVGVMWYGAQGVLNHTMTGGELSQFVLYAVFGAGALGQLSEVYGDLAMSAGAAERLTEILATEPAIRAPSPALPLPEPARGAVTFEDVRFAYPTRPEHAALGGLSFAAAPGERIAIVGPSGAGKSTVFQLLLRFYDPQGGRILVDGADIAQVDPERLRARIALVPQDPVVFSGTVTENIRYGRPEADEAEVRRAAELANAHGFVSALPQGYATQVGERGVTLSGGQRQRIAIARAILKDAPILLLDEATSALDAESERAVQAALATLMQGRTTLVIAHRLATIRAADRILVLDDGRIVETGTHESLLAQGALYAQLANLQFTDALDETARGKEPRSRGERLPVAE; encoded by the coding sequence ATGGCCCGTAAGACCAAGGCGGCCGCGGCCGGCCGACCCAGAGCCCCGCTGAGCGCCCTCCGGCCGCTCCTTCCCTTCGCGCTGCGCTACCGGGTGCGGATCGCCGCGGGGCTCGTCGCCCTCATCTGCGCGTCGGCCTCGACGCTGGTCGTCCCGATCGCCATGCGCCGGGTCATCGACCACGGCTTCACCGCCGACGGCTCGGGCGTGATCGACGCCTACTTCCTCGCCCTGCTCGGCGTCGTCGCGGCCTTCGCGCTGTCGAGCGCCGCCCGCGTCTACACGGTGGTGACGCTGGGCGAGCGGGTGGTCGCGGACCTCCGCAGCGCCGTCTTCGCCCGGCTGACCCAGCTGGACCCCGCCTTCTTCGACCGGGCGCAGTCCGGCGAGATCGTCTCGCGGCTCACCGCGGACGCGACGCAGATCAAGTCGGCCTTCGGCGTCTCGGTCTCGATCCTGCTGCGCAACCTGTTCCTGTTCGTGGGCGCCACCGCCATGATGGTGGTGACGAGCCCGCGCCTCTCGGTGATGGTGCTGGCCGCGATCCCGATCATCGTCTTCCCGCTGATCGTGTCGGGCCGCGGCGTGCGCCGGCGCTCCCGGGCGGCCCAGGACCGGCTCGCCGAGGCCTCGGCCTACGCGGCCGAGGCGGTCGGGGCGGTGCGGACGATGCAGGCCTTCGGCCGCTCGGACTCGACGGCGGCCCGGTTCGCGGCGGCCTCCGAGGAGGCCTACGGCGCCGCCCGGGCGTCGGTCCAGGCCCGCGCGCTGCTCACCGGCGTCGCGATCTTCCTGATCTCGGCCTCGGTGGTCGGGGTGATGTGGTACGGCGCCCAGGGCGTCCTGAACCACACGATGACGGGCGGCGAACTCTCGCAGTTCGTGCTCTACGCCGTGTTCGGCGCCGGCGCCCTCGGCCAGCTCTCCGAGGTCTACGGCGACCTCGCCATGTCGGCCGGCGCGGCCGAGCGGCTCACCGAGATCCTCGCGACGGAGCCGGCGATTCGCGCACCGTCCCCGGCCCTGCCGCTGCCCGAGCCGGCGCGGGGCGCGGTGACCTTCGAGGACGTGCGCTTCGCCTACCCCACCCGCCCGGAGCACGCCGCCCTCGGCGGGCTGAGCTTCGCGGCCGCGCCCGGCGAGCGCATCGCCATCGTGGGGCCCTCCGGGGCCGGCAAGTCGACGGTGTTCCAGCTGCTGCTGCGCTTCTACGATCCGCAGGGCGGCCGGATCCTGGTCGACGGCGCCGACATCGCCCAGGTCGATCCCGAGCGCCTGCGCGCCCGCATCGCCCTGGTGCCCCAGGATCCCGTCGTGTTCTCCGGCACCGTCACCGAGAACATCCGCTACGGGCGTCCGGAGGCCGACGAGGCGGAGGTTCGGCGCGCTGCCGAACTCGCCAACGCGCACGGGTTCGTCTCGGCGCTGCCGCAGGGCTACGCGACCCAGGTGGGCGAGCGCGGCGTGACCCTCTCGGGCGGCCAGCGGCAGCGCATCGCCATCGCCCGGGCGATCCTCAAGGACGCGCCGATCCTGCTCCTCGACGAGGCCACCTCGGCCCTGGACGCCGAGTCCGAGCGCGCCGTCCAGGCCGCCCTCGCCACGCTGATGCAGGGCCGCACCACGCTGGTGATCGCCCACCGGCTCGCCACGATCCGGGCCGCGGACCGCATCCTGGTCCTCGACGACGGCCGCATCGTCGAGACCGGGACCCACGAGAGCCTGCTGGCCCAGGGCGCGCTCTACGCCCAGCTCGCGAACCTGCAGTTCACCGACGCGCTGGACGAGACGGCGCGGGGCAAGGAGCCCCGGAGCCGGGGCGAGCGCCTGCCGGTCGCCGAGTAG
- a CDS encoding methyl-accepting chemotaxis protein has translation MSKLSLSLNAVRPGADDHPRPHVALRDEVSAIAAAVQVFENGLAGLRAGARGADDAASAAAAADAATGLLAGIAGQTSLMALRAAIEAARDGGEGRGFAAAAAEVRDLAGQMARATDTIVAQVGQIQAAAERAQDSALRGQRLAASASAH, from the coding sequence ATGTCGAAGCTCAGCCTGTCCCTGAACGCGGTTCGGCCCGGAGCCGACGATCACCCCCGGCCGCACGTCGCCCTGCGGGACGAGGTCAGCGCGATCGCCGCGGCGGTGCAGGTCTTCGAGAACGGCCTGGCCGGTCTGCGCGCGGGCGCGCGGGGCGCGGACGATGCCGCGTCGGCTGCGGCGGCGGCCGACGCGGCGACCGGCCTCCTGGCAGGCATCGCCGGGCAGACGAGCCTGATGGCGCTCCGGGCCGCGATCGAGGCGGCCCGCGACGGCGGAGAGGGCCGGGGCTTCGCGGCCGCGGCCGCGGAGGTCAGGGACCTGGCCGGGCAGATGGCGCGGGCGACCGACACGATCGTGGCCCAGGTCGGCCAGATCCAGGCCGCGGCGGAGCGGGCGCAGGACAGTGCCCTCCGGGGGCAACGCCTGGCCGCGTCCGCTTCCGCACACTGA
- a CDS encoding MetQ/NlpA family ABC transporter substrate-binding protein — protein sequence MRRLLLLVLALIALAAGPAVAADKIKVGIMGGDAEVLWAKAKEIAARDGLDINLVVFSDYLLPNEALHSGDLDANAFQHKPFLANQIKARGYKIVPVGETIVTPIGLYSKRVKAVGDLKDGAQIGIPNDPSNGGRALLLLQAEKLIRLKDGVGLLPTVFDVVDNPKRLKFQEVDAAQLPRSLEDLDAAVINTNYAVDAGLTPGKDSIAIESKVNNPYNNVIVVREADTQKPWVPKLVHAFQNDAIRQILKEQFPGQFPAF from the coding sequence ATGAGACGTCTGCTGCTGTTGGTCCTCGCCCTAATCGCTCTGGCCGCCGGGCCGGCCGTGGCCGCGGACAAGATCAAGGTCGGCATCATGGGCGGGGATGCCGAAGTCCTCTGGGCGAAGGCCAAGGAGATCGCGGCCCGCGACGGGCTCGACATCAACCTGGTGGTGTTCTCCGACTACCTGCTGCCGAACGAGGCGCTCCACTCCGGCGACCTGGACGCCAACGCCTTCCAGCACAAGCCGTTTCTCGCCAACCAGATCAAGGCGCGGGGCTACAAGATCGTCCCCGTCGGCGAGACGATCGTGACGCCGATCGGCCTGTACTCCAAGCGGGTCAAGGCCGTCGGGGACCTGAAGGACGGGGCGCAGATCGGCATCCCGAACGACCCGTCGAACGGCGGCCGGGCGCTCCTGCTGCTGCAGGCCGAGAAGCTGATCCGCCTGAAGGACGGCGTCGGCCTGCTGCCGACGGTCTTCGACGTCGTCGACAATCCCAAGCGCCTGAAGTTCCAGGAGGTCGACGCCGCGCAGCTGCCCCGCAGCCTCGAGGATCTCGACGCCGCGGTGATCAATACGAACTACGCCGTCGATGCGGGTCTGACGCCGGGCAAGGACTCCATCGCGATCGAGTCCAAGGTCAACAACCCCTACAACAACGTGATCGTCGTCCGCGAGGCGGACACGCAGAAGCCCTGGGTGCCGAAGCTGGTCCACGCCTTCCAGAACGACGCGATCCGCCAGATCCTGAAGGAGCAGTTCCCGGGCCAATTCCCGGCGTTCTGA
- the rpmE gene encoding 50S ribosomal protein L31, translated as MAKDAAAKAKGTEHPDYHFIKVVMTDGTEYQTRSTYGKEGDTLNLDIDPLTHPAWTGGEQKMLDRGGRVSRFNSRFGNLGKR; from the coding sequence ATGGCGAAGGACGCGGCCGCGAAGGCCAAGGGGACCGAGCACCCCGATTACCACTTCATCAAGGTCGTGATGACGGACGGTACCGAGTACCAGACCCGTTCGACCTACGGGAAGGAGGGCGACACCCTCAATCTCGACATCGATCCGCTGACCCATCCGGCCTGGACCGGTGGCGAGCAGAAGATGCTCGACCGCGGCGGCCGCGTGTCGCGCTTCAACTCGCGGTTCGGCAACCTCGGCAAGCGCTGA
- a CDS encoding peptidoglycan -binding protein, producing the protein MASTATRTRRTLNVWPGYVDALATLLLSVVFLLTVFVVGQFFLSQELTGRDETLARLNRQIADLTDLLALERTNRRNQEEEARNLRTTLAGVEAERDRAKVQAEAATVSQGAAGTLDKQLDAERGATRRAQSQIDLLNEQISAMRRQLAALEDALAASESRDKESQARIAELGSRLNVALAQKVQELARYRSDFFGRLRQILGNRPDIRVVGDRFVLQSEVLFPAGSATLKPEAGPELDRIAGAVSELAKQIPADLPWVLRVDGHTDTRPISTSQFPSNWSLSAARAIAVVQFLAGKGIPPQHLLAGAFGEFQPLEAGATEEAYARNRRIEMKLTER; encoded by the coding sequence GTGGCCTCCACGGCGACCCGGACCCGGCGGACGCTCAACGTCTGGCCCGGCTACGTCGACGCGCTGGCCACGCTGCTGCTGTCAGTGGTCTTCCTGCTCACGGTCTTCGTGGTCGGGCAGTTCTTCCTGTCGCAGGAGCTGACCGGCCGGGACGAGACCCTGGCCAGGCTCAACCGCCAGATCGCCGACCTGACCGACCTCCTCGCCCTGGAGCGGACGAACCGTCGCAATCAGGAGGAGGAGGCTCGCAACCTTCGCACGACGCTCGCCGGCGTCGAGGCCGAGCGCGACCGGGCCAAGGTGCAGGCCGAGGCCGCGACGGTCAGCCAGGGCGCGGCGGGCACCCTCGACAAGCAGCTGGACGCCGAGCGGGGCGCGACCCGGCGGGCGCAGTCCCAGATCGACCTGCTCAACGAGCAGATCAGCGCGATGCGCCGCCAGCTCGCCGCCCTGGAGGACGCCCTCGCGGCCTCCGAGAGCCGCGACAAGGAATCCCAGGCCCGGATCGCCGAGCTGGGCAGCCGGCTGAACGTCGCCCTCGCGCAGAAGGTTCAGGAGCTGGCCCGCTACCGCTCCGACTTCTTCGGCCGCCTGCGTCAGATCCTGGGCAACCGGCCCGACATCCGCGTGGTCGGCGACCGCTTCGTGCTGCAATCCGAGGTGCTGTTCCCGGCCGGCTCCGCGACCCTCAAGCCCGAGGCCGGGCCGGAGCTCGACCGCATCGCCGGCGCGGTCTCGGAACTCGCCAAGCAGATCCCGGCGGATCTGCCCTGGGTGCTCCGCGTCGACGGGCACACCGACACGCGCCCGATCAGCACGTCGCAGTTCCCGTCGAACTGGTCCCTCTCGGCGGCGCGCGCCATCGCGGTGGTGCAGTTCCTCGCCGGCAAGGGGATCCCGCCTCAGCACCTCCTGGCGGGCGCCTTCGGCGAGTTCCAGCCCCTCGAGGCCGGAGCGACCGAGGAGGCCTACGCTCGCAACCGGCGGATCGAGATGAAGCTCACCGAGCGCTAG
- a CDS encoding GumC family protein, with protein sequence MAQIDHNIAVATWLTPVQPAHPERPGPNRPDTTAELGDLWRILWRRKRLVLGTALLLGLLALAYALITPSLYTATAQILIDPRDRQVVSNDVNPAGLSPDGGIAQVESQVKVIESDAVLGRAVDQVGLATTPGFGAPQDGVVTRALGELRALVAGPRAERPVDARGRALDQLRRRLAVKRADKVFVIDLVVTTTDPDLSARIVNAIASAYLTDQTDARSDAAKRAAGDLRGRLDELRGAVNAADKKLEDYKARNGLIASSGRLVNEQQLTDLNARLVAARARTADAKARLQGIREARGQAIGSGAMPEAVQSSVIERLRGQYAELAAKEADLRTNLGERHPFIAAVRAQMQDVRRLIDAELNRIAGAAETEAQRAQANERTLSTELERLQRQSAVNAQSSVQQRELEREVDAARSVYNAFLVRAREIKEQTSIDSSNARIITAARPPQDPSWPPRLILVAAALAGGLGLGAGLALTREYLAPTVLSPRQLERLSNAPVVAVLPGLRPRGASATAASVTLDHLAATSGSRGHALALLVTSGESDETERQAVIALLAAVAVARGDRVLRVDADLRADGSGTGGLLDVLRGEQSLNAVTRTDPASGARRVGLGDTEKPLRDALTPANVERFIAGVKGRFDLVLVDGGVLTENLRLGPLAAAADRLLLVACNGATRQRDLIDLVDTSEALGRPISGSLLLTRRKA encoded by the coding sequence GTGGCACAGATCGACCATAACATCGCTGTCGCGACGTGGCTCACCCCCGTGCAGCCGGCGCATCCCGAGCGTCCGGGCCCGAACCGTCCCGACACCACGGCCGAGCTGGGCGACCTGTGGCGGATCCTGTGGCGGCGCAAGCGGCTGGTCCTCGGGACGGCGCTGCTGCTCGGCCTGCTCGCCCTCGCCTACGCGCTGATCACGCCCTCCCTCTACACCGCCACGGCGCAGATCCTGATCGATCCCCGCGACCGCCAGGTCGTCTCGAACGACGTCAACCCCGCCGGGCTGTCGCCGGACGGCGGCATCGCGCAGGTCGAGAGCCAGGTGAAGGTGATCGAGTCGGACGCCGTGCTGGGCCGGGCGGTCGATCAGGTCGGGCTCGCGACCACGCCGGGCTTCGGCGCGCCGCAGGACGGCGTCGTGACGCGGGCCCTCGGCGAGCTCCGCGCGCTGGTGGCCGGGCCGAGGGCGGAGCGGCCCGTCGACGCCCGCGGCCGGGCGCTGGACCAGCTGCGGCGGCGCCTCGCGGTCAAGCGCGCCGACAAGGTCTTCGTCATCGATCTCGTGGTCACCACGACGGACCCCGACCTCTCGGCGCGGATCGTCAACGCCATCGCGAGCGCCTACCTGACGGACCAGACCGACGCCCGCTCGGACGCCGCCAAGCGCGCCGCGGGCGATCTGCGCGGCCGGCTCGACGAGCTGCGCGGCGCCGTCAACGCCGCCGACAAGAAGCTCGAGGACTACAAGGCGCGCAACGGCCTGATCGCGTCGAGCGGCCGGCTCGTGAACGAGCAGCAGCTCACCGACCTGAACGCGCGGCTGGTCGCCGCGCGGGCCCGGACCGCCGACGCCAAGGCGCGTCTCCAGGGGATCCGGGAGGCGCGCGGACAGGCGATCGGGTCCGGAGCGATGCCGGAGGCGGTCCAGTCCTCGGTCATCGAGCGCCTGCGCGGGCAGTACGCGGAACTCGCCGCCAAGGAGGCGGACCTGCGCACCAATCTCGGCGAGCGTCACCCGTTCATCGCCGCGGTGCGCGCCCAGATGCAGGACGTCCGCCGGCTGATCGACGCCGAGCTGAACCGCATCGCGGGCGCCGCGGAGACCGAGGCCCAGCGCGCCCAGGCCAACGAGCGCACCCTGTCGACGGAGCTGGAGCGCCTGCAGCGGCAGTCGGCGGTGAACGCCCAGTCGTCGGTGCAGCAGCGCGAGCTCGAGCGCGAGGTCGACGCGGCGCGCTCGGTCTACAACGCCTTCCTGGTGCGCGCCCGGGAGATCAAGGAGCAGACCAGCATCGACAGCTCGAACGCCCGGATCATCACCGCGGCGCGGCCGCCGCAGGACCCGAGCTGGCCGCCGCGGCTGATCCTGGTCGCCGCCGCCCTCGCGGGCGGTCTCGGCCTCGGCGCCGGCCTCGCGCTGACGCGGGAATACCTCGCGCCGACCGTGCTCTCGCCGCGGCAGCTCGAGCGGCTGTCGAACGCCCCGGTGGTGGCCGTGCTGCCCGGCCTGCGGCCGCGGGGCGCGAGCGCGACCGCCGCGAGCGTCACCCTCGACCACCTGGCCGCGACCTCCGGCAGCCGCGGCCACGCGCTGGCGCTGCTCGTCACCTCGGGCGAGTCCGACGAGACCGAGCGCCAGGCGGTGATCGCGCTGCTCGCCGCGGTCGCCGTGGCGCGCGGCGACCGGGTCCTGCGCGTCGACGCCGACCTGCGGGCGGACGGCTCCGGCACCGGTGGCCTCCTCGACGTCCTCCGCGGCGAGCAGAGCCTCAACGCCGTGACCCGGACGGACCCGGCCTCCGGCGCCCGCCGGGTCGGCCTCGGCGACACCGAGAAGCCCCTGCGCGATGCCCTCACCCCCGCCAATGTCGAGCGCTTCATCGCGGGCGTGAAGGGACGCTTCGACCTCGTGCTCGTCGACGGCGGCGTGCTGACCGAGAACCTGCGGCTCGGCCCGCTGGCGGCCGCCGCCGACCGGCTGCTGCTCGTCGCCTGCAACGGCGCCACGCGCCAGCGCGACCTGATCGACCTCGTCGACACGTCGGAGGCGCTGGGCCGGCCGATCTCCGGCTCCCTGCTGCTCACCCGACGCAAGGCATGA
- a CDS encoding VpsF family polysaccharide biosynthesis protein (VpsF, distantly related to oligosaccharide ligases, is encoded next to the probable flippase VpsE.), which translates to MRTVRQTGFARRHGPVARTGPVLRAFLRAESVALSVWALLLVGVSGGLLWVLGLNYEGITGSAASKIHPATYLAVILIGWTLVRAGNPVIPVAGALNRRPASVLLAACGVLLLALIAARGGAGLAGSIDTFVLAGLVPILLMDRDAATLGRLETIFHLVMLANALLGLFELASGQRFFPYRFDGVAFESDTRSAALQGHPLANATMTACYILALAKGGGRLAPMPRAAMIVFQLVALVTFGGRSATVTTLILGGAVGLVALNRTLRTGRVPLAAAACACFALTLLPVLVAVLAAAGFFDTLLDRFVSDGGSAQARVDMLTVFDAIPFRQLLLAPDFLQVNTLRRIYGLEWGIENSIISAVLYHGILVTGVLVIAVGLYLAEIARDCRRGVWLPILAFVILVNTFEGLAGKTTLLAKFALMLIVLFPPLPRRG; encoded by the coding sequence ATGAGGACCGTCCGGCAGACCGGCTTCGCGCGGCGCCACGGTCCGGTGGCGCGCACGGGTCCGGTGCTGCGCGCGTTCCTGCGGGCGGAATCGGTGGCGTTGTCGGTCTGGGCGCTGCTCCTGGTCGGGGTCTCGGGCGGCCTCCTGTGGGTGCTGGGCCTCAATTACGAGGGGATCACCGGCTCGGCCGCCTCGAAGATCCACCCCGCCACCTACCTGGCGGTGATCCTGATCGGCTGGACCCTGGTGCGCGCGGGCAATCCCGTGATCCCGGTGGCCGGGGCGCTCAACCGACGGCCGGCGAGCGTGCTCCTGGCCGCCTGCGGCGTGCTGCTCCTCGCGCTGATCGCGGCCCGGGGCGGCGCGGGCCTCGCCGGCTCCATCGACACCTTCGTGCTCGCCGGCCTCGTCCCGATCCTCCTGATGGACCGGGACGCCGCCACGCTCGGGCGGCTGGAGACGATCTTCCACCTCGTGATGCTCGCCAACGCCCTGCTCGGCCTGTTCGAGCTCGCGAGCGGTCAGCGCTTCTTCCCCTACCGGTTCGACGGCGTGGCGTTCGAGTCCGATACCCGCTCGGCGGCCCTCCAGGGCCACCCGCTGGCCAACGCGACCATGACGGCGTGCTACATCCTGGCGCTGGCCAAGGGCGGCGGTCGGCTGGCGCCGATGCCGCGCGCCGCCATGATCGTCTTCCAACTCGTGGCCCTGGTCACGTTCGGCGGCCGCTCGGCCACCGTCACGACGCTGATCCTCGGCGGCGCTGTCGGGCTCGTGGCCCTGAACCGCACCCTGCGCACCGGCCGCGTGCCGCTGGCGGCGGCGGCCTGCGCGTGCTTCGCCCTGACCCTGCTGCCGGTCCTGGTCGCCGTCCTGGCCGCGGCCGGGTTCTTCGACACCCTGCTGGACCGGTTCGTCTCGGACGGCGGCAGCGCGCAGGCCCGGGTCGACATGCTCACGGTGTTCGACGCGATCCCGTTCCGGCAGCTCCTGCTCGCCCCCGACTTCCTGCAGGTGAACACGCTGCGCCGGATCTACGGCCTGGAATGGGGCATCGAGAACTCGATCATCTCGGCCGTGCTCTACCACGGCATCCTGGTCACGGGAGTGCTGGTGATCGCGGTGGGGCTCTACCTCGCGGAGATCGCGCGGGATTGCCGGCGCGGCGTCTGGCTGCCGATCCTGGCCTTCGTGATCCTCGTGAACACCTTCGAGGGTCTGGCCGGCAAGACCACCCTGCTCGCCAAGTTCGCCCTGATGCTCATCGTCTTGTTCCCGCCCCTTCCGCGGCGCGGCTGA
- a CDS encoding TIGR00282 family metallophosphoesterase yields MRLLFLGDVVGRSGRTVVCEHLPRLRERWRLDCVVVNGENAAGGFGISETICDELIQAGADAVTLGNHSFDQREAMVFIARQPRLVRPANYPPGTPGRGATVVETQGGARVLVVNVMGRVFLDAMDDPFAAVERELTACPLGAAADAVIVDVHAEATSEKQAFGHYLDGRASLVVGTHTHTPTADHRILPGGTAYMSDAGMCGDYDSVIGMQKDEPIRRMIQKTPGSRWEVAVGEGTLCGIAVETDARGLATRVAALRLGPNLEETAPHFWD; encoded by the coding sequence ATGCGCCTGCTCTTCCTCGGCGACGTCGTCGGGCGCTCGGGCCGCACCGTGGTGTGCGAGCACCTGCCACGGCTCCGGGAGCGCTGGCGCCTCGACTGCGTGGTGGTCAACGGCGAGAACGCGGCCGGCGGCTTCGGCATCTCCGAGACCATCTGCGACGAGCTGATCCAGGCGGGCGCCGACGCGGTCACCCTCGGCAACCACAGTTTCGACCAGCGCGAGGCGATGGTGTTCATCGCCCGCCAGCCGCGCCTGGTGCGGCCGGCGAACTATCCGCCCGGCACGCCGGGCCGCGGCGCCACGGTCGTGGAGACCCAGGGTGGCGCCCGCGTCCTCGTGGTCAACGTGATGGGCCGCGTCTTCCTCGACGCGATGGACGACCCCTTCGCGGCGGTGGAGCGCGAGCTCACCGCCTGCCCCCTCGGCGCCGCGGCGGACGCGGTGATCGTCGACGTCCACGCCGAGGCGACGAGCGAGAAGCAGGCCTTCGGCCACTACCTCGACGGCCGGGCGAGCCTCGTCGTCGGGACGCACACGCACACGCCCACGGCGGATCACCGGATCCTGCCGGGCGGCACGGCCTACATGTCGGATGCCGGCATGTGCGGCGACTACGATTCGGTGATCGGCATGCAGAAGGACGAGCCGATCCGCCGCATGATCCAGAAGACGCCGGGCTCGCGGTGGGAGGTCGCCGTCGGGGAGGGCACCCTGTGCGGCATCGCGGTGGAGACCGACGCGCGCGGCCTCGCCACGCGGGTCGCGGCCCTGCGCCTGGGGCCGAATCTCGAGGAGACCGCGCCGCATTTCTGGGATTAG